CTTGCCCTCGAGGATGCCGGCGGCCAGGTGCTCGAGGTTGCCGACGCCGCCGGAAGCGATCACCGGGATGCCGACGAACTCGCTGATGGCGCGGGTGACGCCCAGGTCATAGCCGCTCTTGACGCCATCCTGATCCATGCTGGTCAGGAGGATTTCGCCGGCGCCCAGGTCTTCCATCTTCTTCGCCCAGAGCACCGCGTCCAGGCCGGTGGGCTTGCGCCCGCCGTGGGTGAAGATCTCCCAGCGCGGCGCCTCGCCCGGGCCGGAGACCTTCTTGGCGTCGATGGCGACGACTATGCACTGCGAGCCGAAACGCGAGGCGGCCTCGCCGACGAACTCGGGGGTGAATACCGCCGCGGTATTGATCGACACCTTGTCGGCGCCGGCGTTGAGCAGGTTGCGGATGTCCTGCACGGTGCGCACCCCGCCGCCAACGGTCAGCGGGATAAACACCTGGCTGGCCATGCGCTCCACCGTGTGCAGGGTGGTGTCGCGGCCGTCGACGCTGGCGGTGATGTCGAGGAAGGTGATCTCGTCGGCGCCCTGCTCGTCGTAACGGCGGGCGATCTCCACCGGGTCGCCGGCGTCGCGGATGTTCTCGAACTTGACGCCCTTGACCACGCGGCCGTTGTCCACGTCGAGGCAGGGGATGATGCGTTTGGCGAGGGCCATGGCAATCTCTCTCGTAGGGTGCGCCGGGCGCACCGAAAACCGTCACAGGTGCGCGAGGCCTAGGCGGCCCCGCACACCCGACCTCAGCCGTTGTAGGCGTCGCAGTAGGCCTGGGCCTCGGCCACGTCCAGGGTGCCTTCGTAGATCGCCCGGCCGGTGATGGCGCCGATGATCCCCGGCGCCTTGGCGGCCAGCAGCTTGCCGATGTCGCCGAGGTTGTGGATGCCCCCGGAGGCGATCACCGGGATGCGGCTGGCGGCAGCCAGGGCAGCGGTCGCCTCGACGTTGCAGCCCTGCATCATGCCGTCCTTGGCGATGTCGGTGTAGACGATCGCCGACACGCCATCGGCCTCGAAACGCCTGGCCAGGTCCACCGCCTGCACGGTGCTGACCTCGGCCCAGCCGTCGGTGGCGACGAAGCCGTCCTTGGCGTCCAGGCCGACTATGACCTTGCCGGGGAAGGCCTTGCACGCCTCGGCGACGAACTCCGGCTGCTTGACCGCCTTGGTGCCGATGATCACGTAGCTGACGCCGGCCTTGACGTAGTGCTCGATGGTTTCCAGGGAGCGGATGCCGCCGCCGATCTGGATCGGCAGGGTCGGGTAGCGCCTGGCGATGGCGGTGACCACCTCGCCGTTGACCGGCTGGCCCTCGAAGGCGCCGTTGAGGTCGACCAGGTGCAGGCGACGGCAACCGCCCTCCACCCACTTGGCGGCCATGCTCACCGGGTCATCGGAAAACACCGTGGAGTCTTCCATGCGGCCCTGGCGCAGACGCACGCAGGCGCCGTCCTTGAGATCGATAGCGGGGATAATCAGCATTGGATGAACCTGTTCGAGTCTGTGGAAGTCGGTGCGGGTCAGCTCTTCTCGAGCGCCCACAAGTCGCTTTCGATGCTCTCGAACCTGTCCTTCAGGTGCGCTTGCACATCGAAAATCGCCTTGTTGTAAAACTGTGGGGCAATGTCGCGGGCGAACAGGTCGAGCAGCTCCTGCACCTCGAAACTGCCCAGCTGCAGCTCGAAGCGCTCGTCCAGAAAGCGCTGCAGCAGGCGCAACGCGGCCTGTTCCTGCTCGGCGTCCAGGCGCAACAACGGCGCCCGATCCTTGCCCCGGCTCATCTACCAGCGGCCATCCCAGGCGGCGAAATTCTGCAGCAGCTGCAGGCCGTGGGTGTGGCTCTTCTCCGGATGGAACTGCACGGCGAAGCGCGAACCCTCGGCCAGCGCCGCGGCGAAGTCCTTGCCGTAGTGACCGCGACCGACCACCTGCTGGGCCTTGCCCGCCTCGACGTAGTAGCTGTGCACGAAGTAGAAGCGCGCCTGGTCGGGGATGTCGTGCCACAGCGGATGCCTGACCGACTGGCTCACCTGGTTCCAGCCCATGTGCGGCACCTTGAGCTGTTCGCCCTCCTCCTCCATGCCCTTGCCGAAGAAGCGCACCTGGCCGGGAAACAGGCCGATGCAGTCGACCCCGTCGTTCTCCTCGCTGCGCTCGAGCAGCGCCTGCATGCCGACGCAGATGCCGAGGAAGGGGCGGTCCTGACTGACCTCACGGACCAGGCTGTCGAAGCCCAGGCGACGGATCTCGGCCATGCAGTCGCGAATCGCGCCGACCCCGGGGAATACCACCCGGTCGGCCTCGCGGATCACCTGGGCATCGCTGGTCACCAGCACCCGGCCGGCACCGACGTGCTCAAGCGCCTTGGCCACCGAGTGCAGGTTGCCCATGCCGTAATCGATAACAGCGACCGTCTGCATTTACAGGCAACCCTTGGTCGACGGCATCTGCCCGGCCATGCGCTCGTCCAGGGTCACAGCCATGCGCAGGGCGCGGCCGAAGGCCTTGAACACGGTCTCGATCTGATGGTGGGTGTTGGTGCCCCGCAGGTTGTCGATGTGCAGGGATACCAGGGCATGGTTGACGAAGCCCTGGAAGAATTCCTGGAACAGGTCGACATCGAAACCGCCGACCACCGCGCGGGTGAAGGGCACATGCATCTGCAGGCCGGGACGACCGGAGAAGTCGATCACCACGCGCGACAGCGCCTCGTCCAGCGGTACATAGGAATGGCCGTAGCGGGTCATGCCCTTCTTGTCGCCGATGGCCTTGGTGAAGGCCTGGCCGAGGGTGATGCCGACGTCCTCGACGGTATGGTGGTCGTCGATGTGCAGATCGCCCTTGCACTCGATATCCAGGTCGATCAACCCATGGCGGGCGATCTGGTCGAGCATGTGCTCGAGAAAGGGCACGCCGATGTCAAAGCGCGCCTTGCCAGTGCCGTCCAGGTTGATCGAGACCTTGATCTGGGTCTCCAGGGTGTTGCGCTCGACGAATGCCGTACGTTCGGCCATCACCTGCTCCACAAAATCAGTGTGCGAAAGGGGCGACATTATAGGCCGATATGGGCGCATCCTTGAAGCAAGCCGACCATATGCAAAAAATCCCGCCGGCACACCGGGTGCCGACGGGATTCGAGGGCAGTGCGCGACCTACTGGAACAGGGTCACGGTCTTCTGCAGGGTGATCCAGATCCCCCAGCTCAGCGGAATGCCCACTACCAACCAGGCGGTGACCGCCAGCGGCTTGGACGCCGGATCGGCCGACCATTCCAGCACCGCCGCTTCACCCTTGCTGCCGTCATGGCTGAGCGCACGCTCGGCGGCCAACTCGGCGTCGGTCATGAAGTACTTGTCGGCGACCGGGCGCACCAGCAGGTTGCAGATGAAGCCCAGCACCAGCAGGCCGGCGAGGATGTACAGGGTGATGTCGTAGGCGGCCGCACGCTCCACGCCGATGCTCAGCTGATACTCACGCAGGTAGTTGACCAGCACCGGACCGACCACGCCGGCTGCCGCCCAGGCGGTCAGCAGGCGGCCATGGATGGCCCCGACCATCTGGGTCCCGAACAGGTCGGCGAGGTAGGCCGGCACCGTGGCAAAACCGCCACCGTACATCGACAGGATGATGCCGAACGCCAGCACGAACAGCGCCAGACTGCCCAGGTGCCCGAGTAGCGGTACCGAGGCATAGAGGGCGAAGCCCAGACCGAAGAACAGGAAGTAGGTGACCTTGCGTCCGAGGAAGTCCGAGCAGGACGCCCAGAAGAAGCGCCCGCCGATGTTGAACAGGCTGAGCAGGCCGGTGAAGCCGGCGGCAATCGCCGCGATCTGCCCCAGCTGCGCGGTGCTCAGCTCACTGTAGGACAGGCCGTTGCCCAGCAGCTGACCGGCGAAGACCTCCTGCAACAGCGGCGACGCCATGCCGATGATGCCGATACCCGCCGATACGTTGAGGCACAGCACGGCCCAGACCAGGCGGAACTGCGGGGTCTTCCAGGCGACGCTGACGTGCACGTGACGATCGGTGATCATCGAGTTGCCCGCCTTGGCCGCCGGCGCCTTCCAGCCAGCCGGCTTCCAGCCGGTCGGCGGCACCC
The genomic region above belongs to Pseudomonas benzenivorans and contains:
- the hisF gene encoding imidazole glycerol phosphate synthase subunit HisF, which gives rise to MALAKRIIPCLDVDNGRVVKGVKFENIRDAGDPVEIARRYDEQGADEITFLDITASVDGRDTTLHTVERMASQVFIPLTVGGGVRTVQDIRNLLNAGADKVSINTAAVFTPEFVGEAASRFGSQCIVVAIDAKKVSGPGEAPRWEIFTHGGRKPTGLDAVLWAKKMEDLGAGEILLTSMDQDGVKSGYDLGVTRAISEFVGIPVIASGGVGNLEHLAAGILEGKADAVLAASIFHFGEYTVPEAKAYLASRGITVR
- the hisA gene encoding 1-(5-phosphoribosyl)-5-[(5-phosphoribosylamino)methylideneamino]imidazole-4-carboxamide isomerase; translation: MLIIPAIDLKDGACVRLRQGRMEDSTVFSDDPVSMAAKWVEGGCRRLHLVDLNGAFEGQPVNGEVVTAIARRYPTLPIQIGGGIRSLETIEHYVKAGVSYVIIGTKAVKQPEFVAEACKAFPGKVIVGLDAKDGFVATDGWAEVSTVQAVDLARRFEADGVSAIVYTDIAKDGMMQGCNVEATAALAAASRIPVIASGGIHNLGDIGKLLAAKAPGIIGAITGRAIYEGTLDVAEAQAYCDAYNG
- a CDS encoding DUF2164 domain-containing protein, which encodes MSRGKDRAPLLRLDAEQEQAALRLLQRFLDERFELQLGSFEVQELLDLFARDIAPQFYNKAIFDVQAHLKDRFESIESDLWALEKS
- the hisH gene encoding imidazole glycerol phosphate synthase subunit HisH, whose protein sequence is MQTVAVIDYGMGNLHSVAKALEHVGAGRVLVTSDAQVIREADRVVFPGVGAIRDCMAEIRRLGFDSLVREVSQDRPFLGICVGMQALLERSEENDGVDCIGLFPGQVRFFGKGMEEEGEQLKVPHMGWNQVSQSVRHPLWHDIPDQARFYFVHSYYVEAGKAQQVVGRGHYGKDFAAALAEGSRFAVQFHPEKSHTHGLQLLQNFAAWDGRW
- the hisB gene encoding imidazoleglycerol-phosphate dehydratase HisB, with translation MAERTAFVERNTLETQIKVSINLDGTGKARFDIGVPFLEHMLDQIARHGLIDLDIECKGDLHIDDHHTVEDVGITLGQAFTKAIGDKKGMTRYGHSYVPLDEALSRVVIDFSGRPGLQMHVPFTRAVVGGFDVDLFQEFFQGFVNHALVSLHIDNLRGTNTHHQIETVFKAFGRALRMAVTLDERMAGQMPSTKGCL
- a CDS encoding OFA family MFS transporter; translation: MTDALVLDGPVAQPAFLSKERIIASPGFNRWLVPPAALAIHLCIGMAYGFSVFWLPLSKAIGITAPMACSPEMGFFQQIFASNCDWQISMLGWVYTLFFVFLGCSAAVWGGWLEHAGPRKAGLVSALCWCGGLLISALGIYSHQIWLLWLGSGVIGGIGLGLGYISPVSTLIKWFPDKRGMATGMAIMGFGGGAMVGAPLAAELMNHFASDTSVGVWQSFVVMAAIYFVFMVGGALAYRVPPTGWKPAGWKAPAAKAGNSMITDRHVHVSVAWKTPQFRLVWAVLCLNVSAGIGIIGMASPLLQEVFAGQLLGNGLSYSELSTAQLGQIAAIAAGFTGLLSLFNIGGRFFWASCSDFLGRKVTYFLFFGLGFALYASVPLLGHLGSLALFVLAFGIILSMYGGGFATVPAYLADLFGTQMVGAIHGRLLTAWAAAGVVGPVLVNYLREYQLSIGVERAAAYDITLYILAGLLVLGFICNLLVRPVADKYFMTDAELAAERALSHDGSKGEAAVLEWSADPASKPLAVTAWLVVGIPLSWGIWITLQKTVTLFQ